In Paenibacillus larvae subsp. larvae, the following proteins share a genomic window:
- a CDS encoding nitrite/sulfite reductase, with product MAYEPIWDRDPSSLNKMELLKLEKDGLDVIRTIIENYAVQGYDAIPEDELNRFKWAGVYEQKPKEGYFMMRVRINSGIMTSGQAHALARIAKDYGRDLVDVTTRQAIQFHWLTVEQLPDIFRRLEEVGLYSFEACGDCPRTIVGNPLAGIDPDELFDTTALVNEVNDFFLLNKDFSNLPRKYKMSISANLYNSGHAEIQCLAFTPAVNQIDGEELLGFHVWVGGGLSAKPHLAKQLDVFIRPENVLNVAIGVSTIFRDYGYRQKRHHARLKFLVADWGPEKFLEKLTELIGELPTRGEDKTLGWKASYFDGVHPQKQAGYNYVGLNVPVGRLSGTDLEELARLADEYGKGSIRTTVSQNILLPYIPDGKVEQLLNEPVLKRLTPFPKHFMSRTVSCTGNEFCNLAIVETKERAKRVAEYLDTHIELDKEVRIHFIGCPNACGQKHIADIGLQGTLVKTQEGMVDAFDIAVGGILGPGATFNERLKGRVKGDDVGPVLVRLITFFKENRKKEETFHQFYKRVGISPFQEQLDQALTQMV from the coding sequence ATGGCTTACGAACCGATTTGGGACAGGGACCCTTCCAGCTTGAATAAAATGGAGCTGCTCAAGCTGGAGAAGGACGGATTGGATGTGATCCGGACTATTATTGAAAATTATGCCGTCCAAGGATACGACGCGATACCTGAAGATGAATTGAACCGTTTTAAATGGGCCGGTGTATATGAGCAGAAACCGAAGGAGGGCTATTTTATGATGCGGGTCCGCATCAATTCAGGGATCATGACCTCTGGCCAGGCTCATGCTCTAGCCCGTATTGCCAAGGATTATGGAAGAGATCTTGTAGACGTAACCACCCGCCAGGCTATCCAATTTCATTGGCTTACTGTTGAACAACTGCCCGATATTTTCCGCCGCCTGGAAGAAGTCGGCCTATATTCATTTGAAGCGTGCGGTGATTGTCCCCGTACTATCGTAGGCAACCCTCTTGCAGGTATTGATCCGGATGAATTATTCGATACTACCGCACTGGTCAATGAGGTCAACGATTTCTTCCTATTAAACAAAGATTTTTCCAACCTTCCGCGTAAATATAAAATGTCCATCTCTGCGAATCTTTACAACTCTGGACATGCCGAGATCCAATGTCTTGCCTTTACCCCCGCTGTCAATCAAATCGATGGCGAGGAATTGCTCGGGTTTCATGTTTGGGTAGGCGGTGGATTATCGGCAAAGCCGCATCTTGCCAAGCAGTTGGACGTATTTATAAGGCCGGAAAATGTACTGAATGTAGCTATCGGTGTTAGCACCATTTTCAGGGATTACGGTTACCGTCAAAAGCGCCACCACGCCCGTTTGAAATTTCTTGTAGCCGATTGGGGACCTGAAAAATTCCTGGAGAAGCTGACAGAATTGATTGGGGAACTTCCAACACGGGGGGAAGACAAAACGCTGGGTTGGAAGGCGTCTTACTTTGATGGGGTGCATCCGCAAAAGCAAGCCGGCTACAACTATGTAGGATTGAATGTTCCGGTAGGGCGGCTAAGCGGCACAGATTTGGAAGAACTTGCGCGGCTTGCGGATGAATATGGCAAAGGCTCCATCCGGACTACCGTCTCTCAGAACATTCTGCTGCCTTATATTCCGGACGGGAAAGTAGAACAGCTTCTTAATGAACCCGTTCTAAAGCGTTTGACCCCCTTTCCCAAACACTTTATGAGCCGGACGGTTTCCTGTACAGGTAACGAGTTCTGTAATCTGGCTATTGTCGAGACAAAGGAAAGAGCAAAGCGCGTGGCTGAGTATCTGGATACTCATATTGAACTTGATAAGGAAGTCCGCATCCATTTTATAGGATGCCCGAATGCCTGCGGGCAGAAGCATATTGCTGATATTGGTCTTCAGGGGACACTCGTGAAAACGCAGGAAGGTATGGTCGATGCCTTTGACATTGCTGTCGGAGGTATTCTTGGACCAGGTGCCACGTTTAACGAACGTCTGAAAGGAAGAGTGAAAGGAGATGATGTAGGACCTGTTCTGGTCCGGCTGATCACGTTTTTTAAAGAAAACCGGAAAAAGGAAGAGACCTTCCATCAGTTCTATAAACGTGTCGGCATCTCTCCTTTCCAGGAACAGCTGGACCAGGCTCTAACGCAGATGGTCTAA
- a CDS encoding flagellar motor protein MotB: protein MLTLARRSKKPEEHVNHERWLVTYADLITLLLAFFVIMYAMSKVDVNKYEVLAQSLSLQFKESNSILSMNSGVSGQNMPPKSTVGEITDKKTKERQAAAADMERKEKELQDILKTVQAYIEENHLEAQIAVGNSERGVSVTLKDLFLFDLGKAELKPEAYPVLNKLASLFPTLDTKISIEGHTDNIPVRTGSPFQDNWGLSNARSLSVLRYFTTKADPKISDSKFMSTGYADTIPVAPNDSMENRAKNRRVEIVILR, encoded by the coding sequence GTGCTAACCTTGGCACGGAGATCTAAGAAGCCGGAAGAACATGTAAACCATGAACGATGGCTTGTAACCTATGCGGACCTGATAACACTTTTACTGGCGTTCTTCGTGATCATGTATGCCATGAGTAAAGTGGATGTGAATAAATATGAGGTCCTGGCTCAATCATTAAGCCTGCAATTCAAGGAGAGCAATTCGATTCTTTCTATGAATAGCGGAGTCTCCGGTCAAAATATGCCGCCAAAATCTACAGTCGGTGAAATCACGGACAAGAAAACGAAAGAACGGCAAGCCGCAGCCGCTGACATGGAGCGCAAGGAAAAAGAGCTGCAGGATATTCTCAAAACGGTACAAGCTTACATAGAGGAAAATCATCTGGAAGCCCAGATAGCGGTCGGCAATTCGGAAAGAGGAGTTTCGGTAACGCTAAAAGACCTCTTCCTGTTCGATCTTGGAAAGGCGGAGCTTAAACCGGAAGCCTATCCGGTACTGAACAAACTTGCTTCCCTCTTCCCGACGCTGGATACCAAGATCAGTATTGAAGGCCATACGGACAACATCCCTGTAAGGACAGGCTCGCCTTTTCAGGACAACTGGGGATTATCCAATGCCAGATCACTTTCAGTATTGCGCTATTTCACAACCAAAGCAGATCCAAAAATAAGTGACAGCAAATTCATGTCAACCGGATATGCAGATACTATACCGGTTGCTCCTAACGATAGTATGGAAAACAGGGCCAAAAACCGCCGGGTTGAAATTGTTATATTAAGGTAA
- the uvrB gene encoding excinuclease ABC subunit UvrB: protein MEIVKSDKKFELVSEYSPQGDQPKAIAELVEGVKQGKAHQTLLGATGTGKTFTAAQVIAQLNRPTLVIAHNKTLAAQLASEFKEFFPNNAVSYFVSYYDYYQPEAYIPSSDTYIEKDSSINDEIDKLRHSATSSLFERRDIIVVASVSCIYGLGSPKEYGSLLLSLRVGMEKSRNDILRRLVDIQYQRNDMNFVRGTFRVRGDVIEIFPASRSEQAVRVELFGDEIERITEIDVLTGEILGEREHIAIFPASHFVTHEDKTKLAVKNIERELEGRLEELRGQGKLLEAQRLEQRTRYDMEMMLEMGFCSGIENYSGPLTFRERGSTPYTLLDYFPDDMLVMIDESHVTLPQIRAMYNGDQARKTVLVEHGFRLPSALDNRPLKLEEFEQKVKQAIYISATPGPYELEHCPEMVEQIIRPTGLLDPIIEVRPTKGQIDDLLAEVQDRIAKDERVLVTTLTKKMAEDLTDYLKEVGIKVRYLHSDIKTLERMQILRDLRLGTFHVLVGINLLREGLDLPEVSLVAILDADKEGFLRAERSLIQTIGRAARNSEGRVIMYGDKITDSMDKAIRETERRRAIQEAYNKEHGITPTTVAKKIRDVIEATKVAEQKTEYLAEVKTAKMSKRDRMKLIERLEAEMKEAAKNLQFERAAELRDAVLELKVEL from the coding sequence ATGGAAATTGTAAAAAGCGATAAAAAGTTTGAGCTTGTTTCTGAGTACAGTCCGCAAGGTGACCAGCCTAAGGCAATTGCTGAGCTGGTAGAGGGTGTAAAACAGGGTAAAGCTCATCAAACACTTCTGGGAGCGACAGGAACAGGGAAAACTTTTACGGCTGCCCAGGTGATCGCTCAGTTGAACCGACCCACGCTGGTTATTGCTCATAATAAAACTTTAGCCGCACAGCTGGCCAGCGAATTCAAGGAATTTTTTCCGAACAATGCGGTTTCCTATTTCGTCAGCTATTATGACTATTATCAGCCCGAAGCGTACATTCCTTCGTCTGATACTTATATAGAAAAGGACTCGAGCATTAATGATGAGATTGATAAACTTCGTCACTCTGCTACGAGTTCATTGTTTGAGCGCAGGGATATCATTGTTGTGGCGAGTGTATCCTGTATTTACGGTTTGGGTTCCCCTAAGGAATACGGGTCTTTGCTGCTTTCTTTGCGTGTTGGTATGGAGAAATCCCGGAATGACATTCTTCGCCGCCTGGTGGATATCCAATATCAGCGTAATGATATGAACTTCGTCAGGGGTACTTTCCGGGTTCGCGGGGATGTGATTGAGATCTTCCCGGCATCCCGGAGTGAACAGGCCGTTCGGGTAGAATTGTTCGGCGATGAGATTGAACGTATCACGGAAATTGATGTACTCACCGGAGAAATTCTGGGGGAACGTGAACATATTGCGATCTTCCCCGCTTCTCACTTTGTTACGCACGAAGATAAGACGAAACTGGCCGTCAAAAATATTGAACGGGAATTGGAAGGGCGATTGGAAGAGCTTCGCGGCCAAGGTAAGCTGTTGGAAGCCCAGAGACTGGAACAGCGGACCCGTTATGATATGGAAATGATGCTGGAGATGGGTTTTTGCTCCGGGATTGAGAACTATTCCGGTCCTCTAACTTTCCGTGAAAGGGGATCTACCCCTTATACACTTCTCGATTATTTTCCGGATGACATGCTTGTGATGATCGATGAATCTCACGTGACGCTGCCTCAAATCCGGGCGATGTACAACGGAGACCAGGCCAGAAAAACGGTTCTGGTTGAACACGGGTTCCGCCTGCCGTCAGCACTGGATAATCGGCCGTTGAAGTTAGAGGAATTCGAGCAGAAGGTAAAGCAGGCTATTTATATCTCGGCAACACCGGGTCCTTACGAATTGGAGCATTGTCCGGAGATGGTGGAACAGATTATCCGTCCAACAGGTTTGCTTGACCCAATTATTGAAGTCCGGCCTACCAAGGGACAGATTGATGATCTCCTTGCCGAGGTCCAGGACCGCATAGCCAAAGATGAGCGGGTATTGGTGACAACACTGACCAAGAAGATGGCGGAAGATTTAACGGACTATCTGAAGGAAGTGGGGATTAAAGTCCGATACCTTCATTCGGATATTAAAACTTTGGAAAGAATGCAGATTTTGCGTGATCTAAGGCTAGGTACCTTCCACGTTCTTGTTGGAATCAACCTTCTCAGGGAAGGCCTTGATTTGCCTGAAGTATCCCTTGTAGCTATTTTAGATGCGGATAAGGAAGGATTCCTCCGTGCAGAACGTTCACTTATCCAGACGATTGGCCGGGCCGCACGTAATTCCGAAGGCCGGGTTATCATGTATGGCGATAAGATTACGGATTCCATGGATAAAGCGATTCGTGAGACAGAAAGGCGCCGGGCTATCCAGGAAGCTTATAATAAGGAACATGGTATCACGCCGACAACCGTTGCAAAGAAAATTCGTGATGTAATTGAGGCTACGAAGGTAGCTGAACAGAAAACGGAGTACTTGGCTGAGGTTAAGACAGCGAAGATGTCCAAGCGTGACCGCATGAAGCTGATAGAACGTCTGGAGGCAGAAATGAAGGAGGCGGCCAAGAATCTGCAATTTGAACGGGCAGCTGAACTTCGTGATGCCGTCCTTGAATTGAAGGTAGAACTGTAG
- the uvrA gene encoding excinuclease ABC subunit UvrA has product MARDNIVIKGARAHNLKNIDVIIPRDKFVVLTGLSGSGKSSLAFDTIYAEGQRRYVESLSAYARQFLGQMDKPDMDSIEGLSPAISIDQKTTSRNPRSTVGTVTEIYDYLRLLFARIGHPHCPVHGTEITSQTIEQMVDRIMEYPERTKLQILAPIVSGRKGEHTKLFADIQKQGYVRVRVDGEVMDVSDKISLEKNKKHTIEVVVDRIVVKPDIETRLADSLETALNLAGGRVIVDVMEQEELLFSQNLACPICGFSIDDLAPRMFSFNSPFGACPECDGLGSQMIVDPDLLVPNKNKTIEDGAFETWAGSTSNYYPQFLKAVCTHYNIPTDIPVSELTDEQMKILLYGTGGEKVRFRYENDFGVTKDALVPFEGIVRNLERRYRDTYSDGIREHIEGYMSTKPCPKCKGQRLKPETLAVTINGKNIAHATSLSIGEAQKWFESLELSDRELAIARLILKEIRSRLGFLVNVGLDYLTLHRSAGTLSGGEAQRIRLATQIGSSLMGVLYILDEPSIGLHQRDNTRLIQTLEHMRNLGNTLIVVEHDEDTMLAADYIIDIGPGAGIHGGQVVSQGTPEEVMKDEKSLTGQYLSGRKFIAVPAARRKPNGKWIELKGAKENNLRNVNVKVPLGVFTCVTGVSGSGKSTLINEILYKTLARELNGAKTRPGEFKEIKGLEHVDKVIDIDQSPIGRTPRSNPATYTGVFDDIRDVFANTTEAKVRGYKKGRFSFNVKGGRCEACRGDGIIKIEMHFLPDVYVPCEVCKGKRYNRETLEVKYKGMNISDILDMTIEDACEFFKNIPKIQRKLQTILDVGLGYMKLGQPATTLSGGEAQRVKLASELYRRSTGKTIYILDEPTTGLHIDDIDRLLKVLHRLVENGDTVLVIEHNLDVIKTADYLIDLGPEGGNRGGTIVATGTPEDVVQVEGSYTGQYLSPILERDRQRSEDYQKRVQLLEDAAG; this is encoded by the coding sequence GTGGCCAGAGACAATATCGTCATAAAAGGAGCAAGAGCTCACAATCTCAAGAACATTGACGTGATCATACCCCGTGACAAATTTGTAGTGTTGACCGGGCTCAGCGGCTCAGGGAAATCTTCCCTGGCTTTTGATACGATTTACGCAGAAGGGCAGCGGAGGTATGTGGAATCCCTATCGGCCTATGCCCGCCAATTTTTGGGTCAGATGGATAAGCCCGATATGGATTCCATTGAAGGATTATCTCCGGCAATTTCGATTGACCAGAAGACAACAAGCAGGAACCCGAGATCTACAGTAGGTACAGTCACCGAAATTTATGATTACCTTCGGCTGCTTTTCGCCCGGATCGGGCATCCCCACTGTCCTGTTCACGGAACAGAGATCACATCCCAAACCATTGAACAAATGGTGGATCGTATTATGGAATATCCCGAAAGAACGAAACTTCAGATTTTGGCTCCAATTGTTTCCGGACGGAAAGGCGAGCATACGAAACTGTTCGCGGATATTCAAAAGCAGGGGTATGTGCGTGTGCGGGTTGACGGGGAAGTTATGGACGTTTCCGATAAAATATCCCTGGAGAAAAATAAAAAGCATACGATTGAAGTCGTTGTCGACCGAATTGTGGTGAAACCGGATATAGAAACCCGTTTGGCTGACTCATTGGAGACAGCTCTGAATTTAGCAGGGGGTCGGGTCATTGTCGATGTGATGGAGCAGGAAGAACTACTGTTCAGTCAAAACTTGGCCTGCCCAATATGCGGTTTCAGTATTGACGATTTGGCTCCCCGCATGTTCTCTTTCAATAGTCCCTTCGGGGCTTGTCCGGAGTGTGACGGACTGGGCAGTCAAATGATTGTGGACCCGGACCTTCTTGTTCCCAATAAAAATAAAACGATTGAAGATGGGGCTTTTGAAACCTGGGCGGGAAGCACATCCAATTACTACCCGCAGTTTCTTAAAGCGGTATGCACCCACTACAATATTCCTACTGATATACCTGTATCAGAACTAACAGACGAACAGATGAAAATCCTGCTTTATGGAACTGGAGGGGAAAAGGTCCGGTTCCGTTATGAAAACGACTTTGGCGTTACGAAAGATGCCCTGGTACCTTTTGAGGGGATCGTGCGCAATCTGGAGCGCCGCTATAGGGATACGTATTCCGATGGCATCCGGGAACATATCGAAGGATATATGAGCACGAAACCATGTCCGAAATGTAAAGGGCAGCGGCTTAAGCCCGAGACGCTTGCCGTTACGATTAACGGCAAGAATATTGCCCACGCTACCTCTCTTTCTATTGGAGAGGCCCAGAAGTGGTTTGAAAGCCTGGAGCTTTCCGACCGCGAATTGGCCATTGCGAGGCTGATTCTTAAGGAAATCAGATCCAGACTGGGATTTCTGGTCAACGTTGGACTTGATTATTTGACCTTGCACCGTTCAGCGGGAACCTTGTCTGGCGGTGAGGCACAGCGGATTCGCCTCGCAACCCAAATCGGATCCAGCCTGATGGGAGTGCTATACATTCTGGATGAGCCGAGTATTGGACTTCACCAGCGGGATAATACCAGATTAATTCAAACACTGGAACATATGAGAAATCTGGGTAATACCCTTATTGTGGTTGAGCACGATGAGGATACGATGCTGGCTGCGGATTATATCATCGACATCGGTCCCGGAGCAGGGATTCATGGAGGACAAGTAGTATCCCAAGGAACTCCCGAAGAAGTGATGAAGGATGAGAAATCCTTAACTGGCCAATATTTGAGCGGCCGCAAATTCATCGCTGTCCCGGCTGCGCGCCGTAAACCTAACGGCAAATGGATCGAACTAAAAGGTGCTAAGGAGAACAATTTGCGGAATGTGAATGTAAAAGTGCCATTAGGGGTATTCACTTGTGTGACTGGGGTATCCGGATCAGGTAAAAGCACATTAATTAATGAAATTTTATATAAAACGCTGGCCCGCGAATTAAATGGCGCCAAGACACGCCCAGGTGAATTCAAAGAGATAAAAGGGTTGGAACATGTTGATAAAGTCATCGATATCGATCAGTCCCCCATCGGTCGGACACCACGTTCTAATCCTGCAACGTATACGGGAGTGTTTGATGATATCCGGGATGTCTTTGCCAACACTACGGAAGCTAAGGTTCGTGGTTATAAGAAGGGCCGGTTCAGCTTTAACGTCAAAGGCGGTCGTTGTGAAGCTTGCCGCGGGGACGGCATCATTAAGATAGAAATGCATTTCCTGCCGGATGTTTATGTCCCATGTGAAGTATGTAAAGGCAAACGGTATAATCGGGAAACGCTGGAAGTAAAGTATAAGGGCATGAACATTTCAGATATATTGGATATGACGATCGAGGATGCCTGCGAGTTCTTCAAAAATATCCCGAAAATCCAACGCAAGCTGCAAACCATTCTTGATGTTGGTCTTGGATATATGAAACTGGGACAGCCGGCTACTACTTTGTCCGGTGGTGAAGCCCAACGGGTTAAACTGGCTTCGGAATTATACCGGCGCAGTACCGGAAAAACCATTTATATACTTGATGAGCCGACTACAGGGCTTCATATTGATGATATAGACCGCTTGCTGAAGGTACTCCATCGTTTGGTGGAAAATGGGGATACTGTGCTTGTAATTGAACATAATCTGGACGTTATCAAAACTGCGGATTATCTGATCGATCTTGGCCCAGAAGGAGGAAATCGCGGAGGAACTATTGTTGCAACAGGAACTCCAGAAGATGTAGTACAGGTAGAAGGATCCTACACGGGTCAGTATCTCAGCCCTATATTGGAGAGAGACCGTCAACGTTCAGAAGATTATCAGAAAAGGGTACAACTGTTGGAAGATGCGGCTGGATAA
- a CDS encoding flagellar motor protein, translating into MDLATLLGLIIGLGALIGGFLWDGGHLSSLVIPSAMLIVFGGTIGAVVVSFPGSVLKKIPKALGIAFKPANTNPIETIDDIVDMATIARREGVLALEQRAQEHPNEFLRDGLMMVVDGTDPELTRQILELEMDSIEQQNEGMTKMFESAGGYSPTMGIIGTVMGLIHVLGNLEDPSALGPAIAVAFTATLYGVMAANVIYLPIGNKIRIRSKEQISQMELMLEGILALQAGENPQLIKKKLTSFLNEKELKQAQGEDGANLGTEI; encoded by the coding sequence GTGGATTTAGCTACATTATTAGGATTGATAATTGGGCTTGGAGCCTTGATTGGGGGGTTTTTATGGGATGGTGGACACCTCAGCTCCCTAGTCATACCTAGTGCGATGCTGATTGTGTTCGGAGGTACAATTGGTGCGGTAGTAGTGAGCTTTCCTGGCTCCGTATTGAAAAAAATACCAAAAGCGCTGGGCATTGCCTTCAAGCCGGCTAATACCAATCCTATTGAAACTATCGATGACATCGTGGATATGGCAACCATTGCCAGGAGGGAAGGTGTCCTGGCCCTTGAACAACGCGCACAGGAACATCCAAATGAATTCCTGCGTGACGGTCTTATGATGGTTGTAGATGGTACCGATCCGGAACTGACCAGACAGATTCTAGAGTTGGAAATGGACTCTATCGAACAGCAAAATGAGGGAATGACCAAAATGTTCGAGTCGGCCGGCGGATATTCACCCACGATGGGTATTATTGGTACAGTGATGGGTCTGATTCACGTGCTTGGAAATCTCGAAGATCCATCTGCTCTTGGTCCGGCTATTGCTGTTGCTTTTACGGCTACTTTGTACGGGGTTATGGCAGCGAACGTTATTTATCTTCCGATTGGCAATAAGATCAGAATTCGCAGTAAAGAACAAATTTCCCAGATGGAACTGATGCTGGAGGGGATCCTGGCTTTACAAGCCGGAGAAAACCCGCAATTAATCAAGAAGAAACTAACCTCCTTCCTGAACGAAAAAGAATTAAAACAGGCACAAGGAGAGGATGGTGCTAACCTTGGCACGGAGATCTAA